A DNA window from Camelina sativa cultivar DH55 chromosome 13, Cs, whole genome shotgun sequence contains the following coding sequences:
- the LOC104735233 gene encoding dihydropyrimidinase produces the protein MALRPLDPFFFILSLFLLFPSPSLSDSTTQFCSAGSEYGGVSSTRILIKGGTVVNAHHQQLADVYVEDGIIVAVQPNIKVGDDEVTVLDATGKFVMPGGIDPHTHLAMEFMGTETIDDFFSGQAAALTGGTTMHIDFVIPVNGNLVAGFEAYENKSRNSCMDYGFHVAITKWDEGVSRDMEKLVKEKGINSFRFFLAYKGSLMVTDDLLLEGLKRCKSLGALAMVHAENGDAVFEGQKRMIELGITGPEGHALSRPPVLEGEATARAIRLARFVNTPLYVVHVMSVDAMDEIAKARKSGQKVIGEPVVSGLILDDHWLWDPDFTIASKYVMSPPIRPVGHGKALQDALSTGILQLVGTDHCTFNSTQKALGLDDFRKIPNGVNGLEERMHLIWDTMVGSGQISATDFVRITSTECARIFNIYPRKGAILAGSDADIIILNPNSSYVISSKSHHSRSDTNVYEGRKGKGKVEVTIAGGRIVWENEELKVVPGSGKYVGMPPFSYLFDGMEKSDANYLSSLRAPVNRVRTEAT, from the exons ATGGCGCTTAGACCTCTGGAtccattcttcttcatcctctctctgtttcttctgtttcCATCGCCTTCCCTCTCGGATTCCACTACTCAG TTTTGTAGTGCAGGGAGTGAGTATGGTGGGGTTTCATCGACGAGGATTTTGATCAAAGGAGGTACAGTTGTGAATGCACACCATCAACAACTTGCTGATGTCTATGTGGAAGATGGGATTATCGTCGCTGTGCAGCCAAACATTAAG GTTGGGGATGATGAAGTTACTGTACTCGATGCTACTGGAAAGTTTGTCATGCCAG GAGGAATTGATCCCCATACGCACCTTGCCATGGAATTTATGGGTACTGAGACTATTGATGATTTCTTCAGTGGTCAGGCTGCAGCATTAACTGGTGGAACAACTATGCATATTGACTTTGTTATACCGGTTAATGGCAATCTGGTGGCTGGTTTTGAAGCCTATGAAAACAAATCCAGAAACTCGTGCATGGATTACGGTTTTCATGTGGCAATCACAAAGTGGGATGAAGGTGTTTCCAGGGACATGGAGAAATTGGTCAAGGAAAAGG GTATCAACTCTTTCAGATTCTTCCTAGCATATAAAGGATCTTTGATGGTCACTGATGACCTCCTATTGGAAGGCCTTAAAAGATGCAAATCCCTTGGTGCCTTGGCGATGGTTCATGCTGAGAATGGAGATGCAGTGTTCGAGGGACAAAAAAGAATGATTGAACTGGGCATTACAGGTCCAGAGGGTCATGCTCTTTCCCGGCCTCCTGTG CTCGAGGGAGAAGCTACTGCTAGAGCAATTCGTTTGGCTCGTTTTGTTAACACGCCTCTCTATGTTGTTCATGTGATGAGTGTTGATGCAATGGATGAGATTGCTAAAGCTCGAAAATCAG GACAGAAGGTTATTGGAGAGCCTGTTGTGTCTGGATTAATCCTTGATGATCATTGGCTTTGGGATCCTGACTTCACAATTGCATCCAA GTATGTCATGAGTCCACCTATCAGACCAGTAGGACACGGGAAAGCCCTACAAGATGCCCTTTCAACAGGAATCCTCCAG CTTGTAGGAACTGATCATTGCACTTTCAATTCTACACAAAAAGCTCTAGGACTTGATGATTTCCGCAAAATACCTAATGGTGTTAATG GCCTTGAAGAACGGATGCACCTGATATGGGACACGATGGTG GGTTCTGGCCAAATCTCTGCTACAGATTTTGTTCGAATAACCAGCACCGAGTG TGCTAGGATTTTCAACATATATCCACGGAAAGGAGCTATCCTTGCTGGCTCGGATGCAGATATTATCATATTGAATCCAAACTCAAGCTACGTGATTAGCTCAAAGTCTCATCATTCAAGATCCGACACAAACGTCTACGAGGGCAGAAAAGGAAAG GGAAAAGTTGAAGTGACAATAGCAGGAGGACGAATTGTATGGGAAAATGAGGAGCTTAAAGTTGTTCCAGGAAGTGGCAAGTATGTAGGGATGCCTCCTTTCAGTTACCTATTCGATGGGATGGAGAAATCAGATGCTAATTATCTATCTTCTCTTCGAGCTCCAGTTAACCGTGTCAGAACTGAAGCTACATAG
- the LOC104735234 gene encoding geranylgeranyl transferase type-2 subunit beta 1 isoform X2, producing MSSASSSQMGQLVADKHVRYILMAEKKESLESVVMDHLRMNGAYWGLTTLDLLDKLGTVSEDEVVSWIMTCQHESGGFAGNTGHDPHILYTLSAVQILALFDKINILDVGKVSSYVAGLQNEDGSFSGDMWGEIDTRFSYIAICCLSILKCLDKINVEKAVEYIVSCKNLDGGFGCTPGAESHAGQIFCCVGALAITGSLHHVDKDLLGWWLCERQTKTGGLNGRPEKLPDVCYSWWVLSSLIMIDRVHWIDKAKLAKFILDCQDLDNGGISDRPEDAVDIFHTYFGVAGLSLLEYPGVKAIDPAYALPVDVINRIAFTK from the exons ATGAGCTCTGCCTCTTCCTCCCAG ATGGGTCAGCTCGTTGCTGACAAGCATGTACGTTACATTCTGATGGCAGAAAAG AAGGAGAGTTTGGAGTCTGTTGTTATGGACCATCTGAGAATGAATGGTGCATACTGGGGACTCACCACTCTCGACTTACTCGACAAGCTGGGCACTGTTTCTGAAGATGAAGTCGTTTCATGGATCATGACTTGCCAGCATGAATCTG GTGGCTTTGCCGGTAATACTGGGCACGATCCACATATCTTATATACCCTCAGTGCTGTACAAATCTTGGCCCTCTTTGACAAAATTAACATTCTTGACGTTGGGAAAGTGTCAAGTT ATGTTGCTGGGTTGCAGAATGAAGATGGGTCCTTCTCAGGAGATATGTGGGGTGAAATAGATACAAG GTTTTCGTACATAGCTATATGCTGTCTATCAATATTGAAATGTCTTGACAAAATCAATGTGGAGAAGGCCGTTGAGTACATTGTGAGTTGCAAAAACCTGGATGGTGGTTTTGGGTGCACACCTGGGGCAGAGTCCCATGCAGGACAGA TTTTCTGTTGCGTGGGTGCTCTTGCTATCACCGGGAGTCTTCATCATGTTGACAAGGACTTACTTGGTTGGTGGTTGTGTGAAAGACAAACAAAGACTGGGGGCTTAAATGGACGACCTGAGAAACTCCCTGAT GTTTGCTATTCATGGTGGGTCCTATCGAGCCTAATCATGATCGATAGAGTTCACTGGATCGACAAAGCAAAGCTTGCCAAGTTCATCTTGGATTGTCAG gatttggACAACGGAGGCATCTCAGACCGACCAGAGGATGCTGTTGATATCTTTCACACCTACTTTGGAGTTGCAG GGCTTTCCCTCCTTGAGTATCCTGGAGTGAAAGCAATTGATCCAGCCTACGCTTTACCTGTTGATGTCATCAACCGGATTGCCTTCACCAAATGA
- the LOC104735234 gene encoding geranylgeranyl transferase type-2 subunit beta 1 isoform X1, translating to MSSASSSQMGQLVADKHVRYILMAEKKKESLESVVMDHLRMNGAYWGLTTLDLLDKLGTVSEDEVVSWIMTCQHESGGFAGNTGHDPHILYTLSAVQILALFDKINILDVGKVSSYVAGLQNEDGSFSGDMWGEIDTRFSYIAICCLSILKCLDKINVEKAVEYIVSCKNLDGGFGCTPGAESHAGQIFCCVGALAITGSLHHVDKDLLGWWLCERQTKTGGLNGRPEKLPDVCYSWWVLSSLIMIDRVHWIDKAKLAKFILDCQDLDNGGISDRPEDAVDIFHTYFGVAGLSLLEYPGVKAIDPAYALPVDVINRIAFTK from the exons ATGAGCTCTGCCTCTTCCTCCCAG ATGGGTCAGCTCGTTGCTGACAAGCATGTACGTTACATTCTGATGGCAGAAAAG AAGAAGGAGAGTTTGGAGTCTGTTGTTATGGACCATCTGAGAATGAATGGTGCATACTGGGGACTCACCACTCTCGACTTACTCGACAAGCTGGGCACTGTTTCTGAAGATGAAGTCGTTTCATGGATCATGACTTGCCAGCATGAATCTG GTGGCTTTGCCGGTAATACTGGGCACGATCCACATATCTTATATACCCTCAGTGCTGTACAAATCTTGGCCCTCTTTGACAAAATTAACATTCTTGACGTTGGGAAAGTGTCAAGTT ATGTTGCTGGGTTGCAGAATGAAGATGGGTCCTTCTCAGGAGATATGTGGGGTGAAATAGATACAAG GTTTTCGTACATAGCTATATGCTGTCTATCAATATTGAAATGTCTTGACAAAATCAATGTGGAGAAGGCCGTTGAGTACATTGTGAGTTGCAAAAACCTGGATGGTGGTTTTGGGTGCACACCTGGGGCAGAGTCCCATGCAGGACAGA TTTTCTGTTGCGTGGGTGCTCTTGCTATCACCGGGAGTCTTCATCATGTTGACAAGGACTTACTTGGTTGGTGGTTGTGTGAAAGACAAACAAAGACTGGGGGCTTAAATGGACGACCTGAGAAACTCCCTGAT GTTTGCTATTCATGGTGGGTCCTATCGAGCCTAATCATGATCGATAGAGTTCACTGGATCGACAAAGCAAAGCTTGCCAAGTTCATCTTGGATTGTCAG gatttggACAACGGAGGCATCTCAGACCGACCAGAGGATGCTGTTGATATCTTTCACACCTACTTTGGAGTTGCAG GGCTTTCCCTCCTTGAGTATCCTGGAGTGAAAGCAATTGATCCAGCCTACGCTTTACCTGTTGATGTCATCAACCGGATTGCCTTCACCAAATGA